The following coding sequences are from one Microvirgula aerodenitrificans DSM 15089 window:
- a CDS encoding putative nucleotidyltransferase substrate binding domain-containing protein translates to MQRFDFSHPPFDVLGPAERSRVEQAVDILYFAAEAVILAPGEAVEHMFVVMKGMACERADDGEIVAVFRENDTFDSRALIAGRAGHRIDAHEETLLFAIPKAVVMALIDGNSLFAAFFFQSAAQKFAALAGRGNNRELQTILTASVRDAVVKPAVFLPADATVFDAAVAMRDHKVRSVLVGATDRVGIFTTSDCRDVIINGTPSDTPLDALCRFELITVDIDDYLFDALLIMTRHIIQRVVVTEEGRPVGVLEQIDLLSYFSNHSHLIAQQLEVADSLDALRAVAAQMETLIAMLAGHGVKARELARLMQALNGKLFARAWELIAPDGLFANSCLVVMGSEGRGEQIIKTDQDNALIVRDGYPLDGVMVACEAFSAALADFGYPPCPGRIMVNNPEWVQSQTGFRNMLYRWIYQPDEAAQMKLAIFVDASTVAGDASLLQQAREYLFGIMHDDASYFARFARAVDQFDAPMGRLSQWLGSGRHGAELLDLKKTGIFPIVHGVRAYALESGLDDTNTFDRLTALAAAGRLDGELAHDTAEALSFLLELRLAHGLEAQKLGQKVDTQIDAARLSTLERDLLKDALAVVKRFKTIVRHHFKSGAF, encoded by the coding sequence ATGCAACGATTCGACTTTTCCCACCCGCCTTTCGACGTTCTGGGGCCGGCCGAGCGCAGCCGGGTCGAGCAGGCAGTCGACATCCTGTACTTTGCGGCCGAAGCGGTGATTCTGGCTCCGGGCGAGGCGGTCGAACACATGTTCGTGGTCATGAAGGGCATGGCCTGCGAGCGCGCCGATGATGGCGAGATCGTCGCCGTCTTCCGCGAGAACGACACCTTCGACAGTCGTGCGCTGATCGCCGGCCGCGCCGGCCACCGCATTGACGCGCATGAGGAAACGCTGCTGTTCGCGATCCCGAAGGCGGTAGTCATGGCGCTGATCGACGGCAACAGCCTGTTCGCCGCCTTTTTCTTCCAGAGCGCGGCACAGAAATTCGCTGCGCTGGCCGGTCGCGGCAACAATCGCGAGTTGCAGACCATCCTGACCGCCTCGGTACGGGACGCCGTCGTGAAACCGGCGGTGTTCCTGCCCGCCGATGCCACCGTTTTCGACGCCGCCGTCGCCATGCGCGACCACAAAGTGCGCTCGGTGCTGGTCGGTGCCACTGACCGGGTCGGCATCTTCACCACCAGCGATTGCCGTGACGTGATCATCAACGGCACGCCGTCCGACACCCCGCTGGACGCACTGTGCCGCTTTGAACTGATTACCGTCGACATCGACGACTACCTGTTCGACGCCCTGCTGATCATGACCCGCCACATCATCCAGCGCGTGGTCGTCACCGAGGAAGGCCGCCCGGTCGGCGTACTGGAACAGATCGACCTGCTGTCGTACTTCTCCAACCATTCGCACCTGATCGCCCAGCAGCTGGAAGTCGCCGACTCGCTGGACGCGCTGCGCGCGGTCGCCGCGCAGATGGAGACACTGATCGCCATGCTGGCCGGCCACGGCGTCAAGGCACGCGAACTGGCCCGGCTGATGCAGGCGCTGAACGGCAAACTGTTCGCCCGCGCCTGGGAACTGATCGCGCCGGACGGGCTGTTCGCCAACAGCTGTCTGGTGGTGATGGGATCGGAAGGCCGTGGCGAACAGATCATCAAGACCGATCAGGACAATGCCCTGATCGTGCGCGACGGCTACCCGCTCGACGGGGTCATGGTCGCCTGCGAGGCGTTCTCCGCCGCGCTGGCCGATTTCGGCTACCCGCCATGCCCGGGCCGCATCATGGTCAACAACCCGGAATGGGTGCAGTCGCAGACCGGCTTCCGCAACATGCTGTATCGCTGGATCTACCAGCCGGACGAGGCGGCACAGATGAAGCTGGCCATCTTCGTCGATGCCAGCACCGTTGCCGGCGATGCCTCGCTGCTGCAACAGGCTCGCGAGTACCTGTTCGGCATCATGCACGACGACGCGTCCTATTTCGCCCGCTTCGCCCGTGCCGTCGACCAGTTCGACGCGCCGATGGGACGGCTGTCGCAGTGGCTGGGCAGTGGTCGCCACGGCGCCGAGCTGCTCGACCTGAAAAAGACCGGCATCTTCCCCATCGTCCATGGCGTGCGTGCCTATGCGCTGGAGTCCGGCCTCGACGATACCAACACCTTTGACCGGCTGACCGCGCTGGCGGCGGCCGGCCGCCTCGACGGCGAACTGGCGCACGACACGGCCGAAGCCCTGTCCTTCCTGCTCGAACTGCGACTGGCTCACGGTCTGGAGGCACAGAAACTCGGCCAGAAGGTCGATACCCAGATCGATGCCGCCCGCCTGTCGACACTGGAGCGCGACCTGCTGAAGGATGCGCTGGCCGTGGTCAAGCGCTTCAAGACCATCGTCCGCCACCACTTCAAGAGCGGGGCTTTCTGA
- a CDS encoding pyridoxal-phosphate dependent enzyme has translation MPLHIETPLMESRPLSVLSGQSVWLKLEALQVPGSFKIRGIGHACTVYRQRGAQRFVSSSGGNAGLAVAYAGRCLGLPVTVVVPETTTARAKELLALEGADVIVHGSSWQEANQHAQTLLGASDAFLHPFDDPLLWEGHATMIDEVARASGKPDAVVLSVGGGGLLSGVVAGLQRNGWHDVPVLAVETEGAASFQAAVQAGHPVALERISSIATSLGAKQVCEQAWHCAQTHPVHSLVIPDRSALAACERFLTDHRILVEPACGAALAAVYEQATALAACRKVLVIVCGGATATIDQIRTWAGQQDQA, from the coding sequence ATGCCACTGCACATTGAAACCCCGTTGATGGAATCACGCCCGTTGAGCGTGCTGAGCGGCCAGTCCGTCTGGCTGAAGCTGGAGGCGCTGCAAGTGCCAGGGTCGTTCAAGATCCGGGGTATCGGCCACGCATGCACCGTTTACCGGCAGCGCGGGGCGCAGCGTTTCGTGTCGTCATCCGGCGGCAATGCCGGGCTGGCCGTCGCCTATGCCGGGCGTTGTCTGGGGCTGCCGGTCACGGTCGTGGTGCCGGAAACGACGACGGCACGGGCGAAAGAACTACTGGCTCTGGAAGGGGCCGATGTCATCGTGCACGGCAGTTCCTGGCAGGAGGCCAACCAGCATGCACAAACCCTGCTGGGTGCGAGCGATGCCTTCCTGCATCCGTTCGATGATCCGCTGCTGTGGGAGGGTCATGCGACGATGATCGACGAAGTCGCCCGGGCCAGTGGCAAGCCGGATGCCGTGGTGCTGTCGGTCGGTGGTGGCGGTCTGCTGTCCGGCGTCGTGGCGGGTCTGCAGCGCAATGGCTGGCATGACGTGCCGGTGCTGGCGGTGGAAACCGAAGGGGCGGCCTCGTTCCAGGCCGCCGTGCAGGCCGGGCATCCGGTGGCGCTGGAGCGGATCAGCAGTATTGCCACTTCGCTGGGTGCCAAGCAGGTGTGCGAGCAGGCATGGCACTGCGCGCAGACACACCCGGTCCACAGTCTGGTGATACCGGATCGCAGCGCCCTTGCTGCCTGCGAGCGTTTTCTGACCGATCACCGCATTCTGGTCGAACCGGCCTGTGGCGCAGCGCTGGCCGCGGTCTACGAGCAGGCCACCGCCCTGGCCGCCTGCCGCAAGGTGCTGGTGATCGTATGCGGCGGCGCGACGGCGACCATCGACCAGATCCGTACCTGGGCCGGGCAACAGGACCAGGCGTAG
- a CDS encoding Lrp/AsnC family transcriptional regulator translates to MPVDKKDRQILEALQADARQSLAALGKKIGLSQPAMSERVRKLEHSGVIEGYGARVNLRALGVGLEAIIRIRTTHAGIARYLALFEAMPEVLSADRVTGEDCFIVRCAIAEPQDLERVVDALAVEGAVTTSLVLSSPVRKHVTVQAVKITP, encoded by the coding sequence ATGCCTGTCGACAAGAAGGACCGCCAGATCCTGGAAGCGCTCCAGGCTGACGCACGCCAGAGCCTGGCGGCACTGGGAAAGAAGATCGGCCTTTCACAGCCGGCGATGAGTGAGCGCGTGCGCAAGCTGGAACACAGCGGCGTTATCGAAGGGTACGGCGCCCGCGTCAACCTGCGCGCGCTGGGCGTCGGCCTGGAAGCCATTATCCGGATCAGGACCACGCATGCCGGCATCGCCCGGTATCTGGCGCTGTTCGAGGCCATGCCCGAGGTGCTGAGCGCTGACCGCGTGACCGGCGAAGACTGCTTTATCGTGCGCTGCGCCATCGCCGAGCCGCAGGACCTGGAACGCGTCGTGGATGCCCTGGCCGTCGAGGGCGCGGTGACGACCTCACTGGTGCTGTCGAGCCCGGTCCGCAAACACGTGACGGTGCAGGCGGTAAAGATCACGCCGTAA
- a CDS encoding glutathione S-transferase, which translates to MQLIGMLDSPYVRRTAISLRLLGLPFEHRPLSVFSDFDRFREINPVVKAPTLICDDGTVLMDSSLIIDYAEGVSCRSLMPAAASERVRALRLTGLALVACEKTVQIVYEQNLRPAGKQHQPWLDRIGSQLVAAWSAIEQEAAATPLSADAALMTQADLSVAVAWAFMQLMLPDLLAPDACPLLADFSLRAERLPAFLASPQR; encoded by the coding sequence ATGCAACTCATCGGAATGCTGGATTCACCCTACGTGCGGCGCACGGCGATTTCCCTGCGGCTGCTGGGGCTGCCCTTCGAACACCGGCCGCTGTCGGTATTCAGTGACTTTGACCGGTTTCGCGAGATCAATCCGGTGGTGAAGGCACCGACGCTGATCTGCGACGACGGCACTGTGCTGATGGATTCCTCGCTGATCATCGACTACGCCGAGGGAGTGAGCTGCCGCTCCCTGATGCCGGCTGCCGCCAGCGAACGGGTCCGCGCGCTGCGTCTCACCGGGCTGGCGCTGGTCGCCTGCGAGAAAACGGTGCAGATCGTCTACGAGCAAAACCTTCGACCGGCCGGGAAGCAGCATCAGCCCTGGCTGGACAGGATCGGCAGCCAGCTCGTTGCGGCCTGGTCGGCCATCGAGCAGGAAGCGGCAGCCACACCACTGTCGGCCGACGCCGCCCTCATGACACAGGCCGATCTGTCGGTTGCCGTGGCCTGGGCATTCATGCAACTGATGCTGCCGGACCTCCTTGCCCCCGACGCCTGCCCGCTGCTGGCCGACTTCTCGCTGCGCGCGGAACGCCTGCCTGCATTCCTGGCGTCGCCGCAGCGCTGA
- a CDS encoding DUF2269 family protein: protein MVWLQIRMQRLASEAMVRGTPLPARYWTMTRWWFWLGVPAFLSMVRVVALMVFKHFPGAGS from the coding sequence GTGGTCTGGCTGCAGATACGCATGCAGCGCCTCGCCAGCGAAGCCATGGTCCGGGGCACGCCCCTGCCCGCGCGGTACTGGACCATGACCCGGTGGTGGTTCTGGCTCGGCGTCCCGGCCTTTCTCTCGATGGTACGGGTCGTGGCACTGATGGTCTTCAAACACTTTCCGGGAGCCGGATCATGA
- a CDS encoding PIN domain-containing protein yields MATPFVALCDACVLYPAPLRDLLIWLGLSGQFRARWSPQIHAEWQRNLLKNRPDLTPRQVSRTAALMDQAIPDAVVTGHEHLIEALALPDADDRHVLAAAIHGNASVIVTFNEKDFPSRVLSGYGIDAQHPDSFIENLFDLDQAAVVQAARKQREQLRNPPIAVDHYLAILLKQGLVRTSKLLSSFRGIL; encoded by the coding sequence ATGGCGACGCCCTTTGTCGCCCTCTGCGATGCCTGCGTCCTCTACCCTGCACCACTGCGGGACCTGCTGATATGGCTCGGACTGTCAGGGCAGTTCCGGGCACGATGGAGCCCGCAAATCCACGCCGAATGGCAGCGCAACCTGCTGAAGAACCGCCCGGACCTGACACCCCGGCAAGTCAGCCGCACCGCAGCCCTGATGGACCAGGCCATCCCGGATGCCGTGGTGACAGGTCATGAACACCTGATAGAAGCGCTGGCCTTGCCTGATGCTGATGACCGCCATGTGCTGGCCGCAGCCATACACGGCAATGCCAGCGTGATCGTGACTTTCAATGAAAAAGACTTTCCGTCCAGGGTACTGTCAGGCTACGGAATCGACGCTCAGCATCCGGACAGCTTTATCGAAAACCTGTTCGATCTGGATCAGGCAGCCGTCGTCCAGGCAGCCCGGAAACAGCGAGAGCAGCTCAGAAATCCACCGATAGCGGTGGATCACTACCTCGCCATTCTGCTGAAGCAGGGCCTGGTGCGGACAAGCAAACTGCTTTCGTCTTTCCGGGGCATTCTCTAG
- a CDS encoding helix-turn-helix domain-containing protein codes for MRFSIISFTVYLSDMAKQGKQAMTPVLSAEMTLPAAREAQLAGEGRRALAACLASGPGTQRLQILDEQNQSHQLDLPISALRLLLDILAEQAEGNTVKVVPVHAELTTQEAADLLNVSRPHLVKLLDNDALPCHRTGKHRRIRLTDLMRFKAERDHNSEQAMAALASQAQALGMGYD; via the coding sequence TTGCGATTTTCGATTATTTCGTTTACGGTGTACCTGTCCGATATGGCTAAACAAGGGAAACAAGCCATGACCCCAGTTCTGTCAGCCGAAATGACGCTCCCGGCGGCGCGGGAGGCACAGCTGGCCGGTGAAGGGCGACGTGCGCTGGCCGCCTGCCTGGCAAGCGGCCCCGGCACCCAGCGCCTGCAGATACTCGATGAACAGAATCAGTCCCACCAGCTGGATCTGCCCATCTCTGCCCTGCGCCTGCTGCTGGATATCCTGGCCGAACAGGCAGAAGGCAATACCGTCAAAGTCGTTCCCGTGCATGCCGAACTGACCACACAGGAAGCGGCGGATCTGCTGAATGTCTCACGCCCGCATCTGGTCAAGCTGCTCGATAACGACGCTTTGCCCTGCCACAGGACAGGCAAGCATCGACGTATCCGGCTCACCGACCTGATGCGTTTCAAGGCTGAACGTGATCACAACAGTGAGCAGGCCATGGCTGCACTGGCCAGCCAGGCCCAGGCGCTGGGCATGGGCTACGACTGA
- a CDS encoding benzoate/H(+) symporter BenE family transporter — MRAFKDLSLSAIIAGFVTVLVGFTSSAVIVFQAAEASGANAAEVASWMWALGLGMGLTCIVLSLRYRVPIVTAWSTPGAAMLITGAAGVPMSEAIGAFVVSAALITAAGFSGVFERAIKRIPVSLAAGMLAGVLLRFGLNVFVALQAQFLLVVSMCAVYLLARRLLPRYAIILALAAGLAVALLHGQLHFGDVRLELATPVFTLPSFSFAALVGIALPLFVVTMASQNVPGVAVIRASGYDVPVSPLVGWTGLTTLLLAPFGAYALNLAAITAAICMGREAHEDPSRRYMAAVSAGVFYLLIGAFGATVGAVFSALPKELVLAIAGLALLGTIGNGLAVALREDSDREPALITFLVTASGVTLAGVGSAFWGLVAGVIALLVLRVRNR, encoded by the coding sequence ATGCGTGCTTTCAAGGATTTGTCGCTGTCGGCGATCATCGCCGGCTTCGTGACCGTGCTGGTCGGCTTTACCAGCTCGGCCGTCATCGTGTTCCAGGCCGCTGAGGCATCAGGCGCCAATGCGGCCGAAGTCGCCTCCTGGATGTGGGCGCTCGGCCTCGGCATGGGCCTGACCTGCATCGTGCTGTCGCTGCGCTACCGGGTGCCCATCGTCACCGCTTGGTCGACACCGGGCGCCGCCATGCTGATTACCGGCGCTGCCGGCGTGCCGATGAGCGAGGCCATCGGCGCCTTTGTCGTCTCGGCGGCACTGATCACCGCAGCCGGATTCTCCGGCGTGTTCGAGCGGGCAATAAAGCGCATTCCGGTCTCGCTGGCCGCCGGCATGCTGGCCGGCGTCCTGTTGCGTTTCGGCCTCAATGTGTTCGTCGCCCTGCAGGCGCAGTTCCTGCTGGTCGTGAGCATGTGCGCCGTCTACCTGCTTGCCCGCCGTCTGCTGCCGCGCTACGCCATCATTCTCGCGCTGGCGGCCGGCCTGGCCGTGGCGCTGCTGCATGGACAGCTGCACTTCGGCGATGTGCGACTGGAACTGGCCACGCCGGTGTTCACCCTGCCGTCGTTCTCGTTCGCCGCGCTGGTCGGCATCGCCCTGCCGCTGTTCGTCGTCACCATGGCATCGCAGAATGTGCCCGGCGTCGCCGTGATCCGCGCTTCCGGCTACGACGTGCCCGTGTCGCCACTGGTCGGCTGGACCGGTCTGACCACGCTGCTGCTGGCGCCATTCGGCGCCTATGCGCTGAATCTGGCCGCCATCACCGCCGCCATCTGCATGGGCCGCGAGGCGCATGAAGACCCGTCGCGCCGCTATATGGCCGCCGTATCGGCCGGGGTGTTCTACCTGCTGATCGGCGCCTTTGGCGCCACGGTCGGTGCGGTGTTCTCCGCCCTGCCGAAGGAACTGGTGCTGGCCATAGCCGGTCTGGCGCTGCTCGGCACCATCGGCAACGGCCTGGCGGTCGCCCTGCGCGAGGACAGCGATCGCGAGCCGGCGCTGATCACCTTTCTGGTCACCGCGTCCGGCGTCACCCTGGCCGGCGTCGGTTCGGCCTTCTGGGGGCTGGTCGCCGGCGTGATTGCGCTGCTGGTGCTGCGCGTGCGGAACCGGTGA
- the mutL gene encoding DNA mismatch repair endonuclease MutL: MSRIHRLPDHLVNQIAAGEVVERPASALKELLENSLDADASRITVDLGQGGIQLIRVNDDGNGISQDDLSLALHRHATSKISSLDDLEQVSTLGFRGEGLASIASVSRMTLVSRTADSEHAWSVSALDGTLEAPEPAAHAPGTTVEVADIYFNTPARRKFLKSESTEFAHCATVFERVALAYPHVEFLLRHNGRVVNRLPSESLADRVGRLLGKDFVAAALDIDEAAGPLAIAGFAASPSLSKAGRDAQYCFVNGRFVRDKLLAHAVRQAYRDVLHHERQPCYALFLRVPPEAVDVNVHPTKVEVRFRESQAVHQFVFHAVNRRLATTRTREAGQADTGDDRPADTDAPDTDAPAIRPDTASPTPHYSAGGNGSTGFAYRGGTRPLDLKAAEGGLDTYRLLFGDIESRERASAGVRPAGSDDGDAPAPQTGSPLAPAPALTTGDDTLPPLGFAIAQLHGVYVLAQNAAGLIIVDMHAAHERIVYERLKRAFDRDGLPNQPLLIPVTFPADRFEVATAADQAELLARLGFELTVLGPAQLAVRARPALLADADPVSLARATLAEVRELGASEAITARRDEMLATMACHGAVRANRPLTLTEMNALLRDMEATERSDQCNHGRPTWRQLSMKELDGLFLRGQ; this comes from the coding sequence ATGTCCCGCATCCACCGCCTGCCCGACCATCTCGTCAACCAGATTGCCGCCGGCGAGGTGGTGGAACGGCCGGCGTCGGCGCTGAAGGAACTGCTGGAGAACAGCCTCGACGCCGACGCCAGCCGCATCACCGTCGACCTTGGCCAGGGCGGCATCCAGCTGATCCGGGTCAACGACGACGGCAACGGCATCAGCCAGGACGACCTGTCACTGGCGCTGCACCGCCACGCCACCAGCAAGATCTCGTCACTGGACGATCTGGAGCAGGTGTCCACGCTCGGTTTCCGTGGCGAAGGTCTGGCCAGCATCGCTTCGGTCTCGCGGATGACACTGGTCAGCCGCACTGCCGACAGTGAACACGCCTGGTCGGTCTCGGCACTGGACGGCACACTGGAAGCACCGGAACCGGCCGCCCACGCCCCGGGCACCACGGTCGAAGTGGCCGACATCTATTTCAACACCCCGGCGCGGCGCAAATTCCTGAAAAGCGAATCGACCGAATTCGCCCACTGCGCAACCGTGTTCGAGCGCGTCGCCCTCGCCTACCCGCATGTCGAATTCCTGCTGCGCCACAATGGCCGGGTGGTGAACCGGCTGCCGTCCGAGTCGCTGGCCGACCGGGTCGGCCGGCTGCTGGGCAAGGACTTCGTTGCCGCGGCTCTGGATATCGACGAAGCGGCCGGCCCGCTGGCCATCGCCGGGTTCGCTGCCTCGCCATCACTGAGCAAGGCCGGCCGGGATGCGCAGTACTGCTTCGTCAATGGCCGTTTCGTCCGCGACAAGCTGCTGGCGCATGCCGTGCGCCAGGCCTACCGCGACGTGCTGCACCATGAACGCCAGCCATGCTACGCGCTGTTCCTGCGCGTGCCGCCGGAAGCGGTCGACGTCAATGTGCATCCGACCAAGGTCGAAGTGCGCTTCCGCGAATCCCAGGCCGTGCACCAGTTCGTGTTCCATGCCGTCAACCGGCGGCTGGCGACCACCCGCACCCGGGAAGCCGGCCAGGCCGACACCGGCGATGACCGCCCGGCCGATACCGATGCCCCCGATACCGACGCCCCCGCCATCCGGCCCGACACGGCCTCGCCGACGCCACACTACAGTGCAGGCGGCAATGGCAGTACCGGCTTCGCCTATCGCGGCGGCACCCGGCCGCTGGACCTGAAAGCGGCCGAAGGCGGGCTGGACACCTACCGCCTGCTGTTCGGCGACATCGAATCCCGGGAACGCGCCAGTGCCGGCGTCCGGCCCGCCGGCAGCGATGACGGCGATGCGCCAGCACCACAGACCGGCTCGCCGCTCGCGCCGGCGCCGGCACTGACAACCGGCGACGACACCCTGCCGCCGCTGGGCTTCGCCATTGCCCAGTTGCATGGCGTCTACGTGCTGGCACAAAACGCCGCCGGGCTGATCATCGTCGACATGCACGCGGCACACGAACGCATTGTCTACGAACGGCTGAAGCGCGCGTTCGACCGCGACGGGCTGCCGAACCAGCCGCTGCTGATTCCGGTCACCTTCCCGGCCGACCGCTTTGAAGTCGCCACCGCCGCCGACCAGGCCGAACTGCTGGCAAGGCTGGGCTTCGAGCTGACCGTGCTCGGCCCGGCGCAGCTGGCGGTCCGCGCCCGCCCGGCGCTGCTGGCTGATGCCGACCCGGTATCGCTGGCGCGGGCCACGCTGGCCGAAGTGCGCGAGCTCGGCGCCAGCGAGGCGATTACCGCCCGCCGCGACGAGATGCTGGCCACCATGGCCTGCCATGGCGCAGTCCGCGCCAACCGGCCGCTGACGCTGACCGAAATGAACGCGCTGCTGCGCGACATGGAAGCCACCGAACGCTCCGACCAGTGCAACCACGGCCGGCCGACCTGGCGGCAACTGAGCATGAAAGAGCTGGACGGGCTGTTCCTGCGCGGCCAGTAA
- a CDS encoding DedA family protein yields MEFISFIIDFILHIDVHLTELVAAYGPWIYLILFLIVFCETGLVVMPFLPGDSLLFVAGAIAALGGMDVHLLVITLIAAAVIGDTVNYQIGKYFGHRLFSNPDSRVFRRAYLEKTHDFYARHGGKTIILARFVPIVRTFAPFVAGIGGMGYRKFLSFNLVGAVLWVAGICYAGYLFGNLPVIRSNLSLLIVAIVFVSFLPGLIELWRIRRLR; encoded by the coding sequence ATGGAATTCATCAGCTTCATCATCGATTTCATCCTCCATATCGATGTGCACCTGACCGAGCTGGTCGCCGCCTACGGGCCGTGGATCTACCTGATCCTGTTCCTGATCGTATTCTGTGAAACCGGGCTGGTGGTGATGCCGTTCCTGCCCGGTGATTCGCTGCTGTTCGTCGCCGGCGCCATTGCCGCGCTGGGCGGCATGGATGTCCACCTGCTGGTGATCACGCTGATCGCCGCCGCCGTGATCGGCGACACGGTCAATTACCAGATCGGCAAGTATTTCGGCCACCGGCTGTTCAGCAATCCGGATTCGCGCGTGTTCCGTCGCGCGTATCTGGAAAAAACCCACGACTTCTACGCCCGCCATGGCGGCAAGACCATCATCCTGGCGCGCTTCGTGCCGATCGTGCGCACCTTCGCGCCGTTTGTGGCCGGCATCGGCGGCATGGGTTATCGCAAATTCCTCAGCTTCAATCTGGTCGGCGCCGTGCTCTGGGTCGCCGGCATCTGCTACGCCGGTTATCTGTTCGGCAACCTGCCGGTCATCCGCAGCAATCTGTCGCTGCTGATCGTCGCCATCGTCTTTGTGTCCTTCCTGCCCGGCCTGATCGAACTGTGGCGCATACGCCGGCTGCGCTAA
- the secF gene encoding protein translocase subunit SecF: protein MKHFLKHDIRFMSYGKVTTLISLLTFLAAVFFLYAKGLNYSVEFTGGTVMEVQYQQAAQPEKIRTQIDGLHIGDPVVQMLGTSRDVLIRLPNIKDRTSAQVSNEVLTALKSGGDQVEMRKVEFVGPQVGEELVTHGLTALTIVCLGIIAYLAVRFEWRFAVAAVIANMHDVVIILGCFALFQWEFSLTVLAAVLAVLGYSVNESVVVFDRIRENFRKPGMRGKSTAAIIDNAITATMSRTIITHGSTEMMVLSMLFFGGPALHGFAMALTIGIVFGIYSSVLVASPIALALGVSREHMIKPVKPKEEAVV, encoded by the coding sequence ATGAAGCACTTCCTGAAGCACGACATCCGCTTCATGAGCTACGGCAAGGTGACCACGCTCATCTCGCTGCTGACCTTCCTCGCCGCCGTCTTCTTCCTGTACGCCAAGGGCCTGAACTACTCGGTCGAATTCACCGGCGGTACGGTGATGGAAGTCCAGTACCAGCAGGCAGCGCAACCGGAAAAGATCCGTACCCAGATCGACGGCCTGCATATCGGTGACCCGGTGGTGCAGATGCTCGGCACCTCGCGCGACGTGCTGATCCGCCTGCCGAACATCAAGGACCGCACGTCGGCCCAGGTCTCCAACGAGGTGCTGACGGCACTGAAGTCCGGCGGTGACCAGGTCGAGATGCGCAAGGTCGAGTTCGTCGGCCCGCAGGTCGGCGAAGAACTGGTGACTCACGGCCTGACCGCGCTGACCATCGTCTGCCTCGGCATCATCGCCTACCTGGCCGTGCGCTTCGAGTGGCGCTTCGCCGTCGCGGCCGTGATTGCCAACATGCATGACGTGGTGATCATTCTCGGCTGCTTCGCGCTGTTCCAGTGGGAGTTCTCGCTGACGGTGCTGGCGGCGGTGCTGGCGGTACTTGGCTACTCGGTCAACGAATCGGTGGTGGTGTTCGACCGGATCCGGGAAAACTTCCGCAAGCCGGGCATGCGCGGCAAGAGCACGGCGGCAATCATCGACAACGCCATTACCGCAACCATGAGCCGGACCATCATCACCCACGGTTCGACCGAAATGATGGTGCTGTCGATGCTGTTCTTCGGCGGCCCGGCACTGCACGGCTTCGCCATGGCGCTGACCATCGGCATCGTGTTCGGCATCTACTCGTCGGTGCTGGTGGCCAGCCCGATCGCACTGGCGCTCGGCGTATCGCGCGAGCACATGATCAAGCCGGTCAAGCCGAAGGAAGAAGCGGTCGTCTGA